The proteins below are encoded in one region of Clostridium estertheticum:
- the ytvI gene encoding sporulation integral membrane protein YtvI, translated as MENILKKIDKLTIFFVLYTFVFIIFFGTIVYTLPFVFAFILASFLKKPTRYLMINFRIKNATASLLTTSIFFTFIIILFSLIITTLTSESIQLGKNIQSYITLNKEILLNFFNNLQNYYKNLDPSIISNIESNITNYITKTINIGMNASTKIFSQTLGFVSTIPYVLMVLLFTLLTTYFFTRDLSSLNRKSFNIIPPKSEDRIHYIFDESKKMLKNYLLSYLLIITITFLETLVVFLVFKVKYAVTLSILCGIFDLLPIFGIGAVYLPIIIIFFISKNVIAALGLLISYIIITIIRQVIEPKIVSQSLGLHPVAVLVAIFIGLKANGIVGILFCMFLLVSYNILKKVDVL; from the coding sequence ATGGAAAATATTCTAAAAAAAATAGATAAATTAACTATCTTCTTCGTCTTATATACATTTGTTTTTATAATCTTTTTTGGAACTATAGTTTATACGCTTCCCTTTGTATTCGCCTTTATTTTAGCCTCATTCCTTAAAAAACCAACAAGATATTTAATGATAAATTTCAGGATAAAAAATGCTACAGCTTCATTACTTACAACAAGCATATTCTTCACTTTTATTATTATATTGTTTTCTTTAATTATCACCACTTTAACCTCAGAATCAATACAACTTGGAAAGAACATTCAATCATATATCACCTTAAACAAAGAAATCCTATTGAATTTTTTTAATAATTTACAAAATTATTATAAGAATTTAGATCCAAGTATAATTAGTAATATTGAATCCAATATTACTAATTATATAACTAAAACCATAAATATTGGCATGAACGCTTCCACAAAAATATTTTCGCAAACTTTAGGTTTTGTATCCACTATCCCTTATGTTTTAATGGTTTTATTATTTACGCTACTTACTACATATTTTTTCACAAGGGATTTGTCGTCTTTAAATAGAAAAAGCTTTAATATAATTCCCCCTAAAAGTGAAGATAGAATCCATTATATATTCGATGAATCAAAAAAAATGCTTAAAAACTATTTACTTTCTTACTTACTTATAATAACTATAACATTTTTAGAAACATTAGTTGTTTTCTTAGTTTTCAAGGTAAAATACGCTGTAACCTTAAGTATATTATGTGGCATATTTGATCTACTCCCCATTTTTGGTATAGGAGCTGTATATCTTCCCATAATAATAATATTTTTTATCTCTAAAAATGTTATTGCAGCTTTAGGCCTTCTAATATCTTATATAATTATAACTATAATAAGACAGGTTATTGAACCTAAGATTGTGTCTCAATCACTAGGTCTTCACCCAGTCGCAGTGCTTGTTGCTATCTTTATAGGGCTTAAAGCAAATGGTATTGTCGGAATATTATTTTGTATGTTTTTATTAGTCTCTTACAATATATTGAAAAAGGTTGATGTATTATAG
- a CDS encoding single-stranded DNA-binding protein, translating into MNKVVLVGRLTKDPELKFAQGTGTAVATFTVAVNRRFKREGQPDADFIPIVVFGKQAEATANYMSKGKLLSVSGNIQTRNYEAKDGTRRYVTEVIADEVDFLEWGGNKSSDTNTNQGGNSSEANTKSNDFGSASDITPIDDGDIPF; encoded by the coding sequence ATGAATAAAGTTGTTTTAGTTGGTAGATTAACAAAAGATCCTGAGCTTAAATTTGCTCAAGGAACAGGAACAGCTGTAGCCACTTTCACTGTAGCCGTTAATAGAAGATTTAAAAGAGAAGGTCAACCAGATGCAGACTTTATACCAATAGTGGTATTTGGAAAGCAAGCCGAAGCTACTGCTAATTACATGAGTAAAGGCAAGCTTTTAAGCGTCTCTGGAAACATTCAAACTAGAAATTATGAGGCTAAAGATGGAACTAGGAGATATGTTACTGAAGTAATTGCTGATGAAGTTGACTTCCTTGAATGGGGAGGAAATAAATCGTCAGACACGAATACTAATCAAGGTGGAAATAGTAGCGAAGCAAATACTAAATCTAATGATTTTGGAAGTGCTAGCGATATAACACCAATTGATGATGGAGATATACCATTCTAA
- a CDS encoding DUF3343 domain-containing protein, which produces MSKHYIVTFQNTHEAMKAERETVKKQIKVVVIPTPTYITKSCGISLKVYEEDIQGIINLIKAENIKVKEIFMNNGESIENITI; this is translated from the coding sequence ATGAGTAAGCATTATATAGTAACGTTTCAAAATACACATGAAGCTATGAAAGCTGAAAGGGAAACTGTAAAAAAACAAATTAAAGTAGTAGTTATTCCGACGCCAACATATATAACTAAAAGTTGTGGAATTAGTTTAAAGGTATATGAAGAAGACATTCAAGGCATCATTAACCTCATAAAAGCAGAAAACATTAAAGTGAAGGAAATTTTTATGAATAATGGGGAAAGTATAGAAAATATTACCATATAG
- a CDS encoding MazG-like family protein — protein MKRDDFNIMSNVKLIESLKAELLCIIGDFFKLLSKGSNVAQDAILDCISGAIILLYILGERLGYSNIEVDESMKKKLKVGIVEGDNIEKEGKDLSKLYTHLKGR, from the coding sequence ATGAAAAGGGATGATTTTAATATAATGTCTAATGTTAAGTTAATTGAAAGTTTGAAGGCTGAGCTATTATGTATAATAGGTGATTTCTTCAAGTTGCTAAGTAAAGGAAGTAATGTTGCTCAGGATGCAATACTCGATTGTATTTCAGGGGCAATAATACTCTTATATATATTAGGTGAAAGGTTAGGATATTCCAATATTGAAGTGGATGAGAGCATGAAAAAGAAGCTAAAGGTGGGAATAGTTGAGGGAGATAATATAGAAAAGGAAGGAAAGGACTTAAGTAAGCTCTATACGCACCTAAAGGGTCGATAA
- the rplI gene encoding 50S ribosomal protein L9, giving the protein MKIILLKDIKSMGKKGDVVNAADGYARNYLFPRKLAEEATDPNMHILNKKNDIERKKKTSEIEDAQNIANALKDKVVKIIGKAGENGKLFGAITSKDIASALNKQCNLDIDKKKVVTDTIKLLGTYDVEIKIYPEISTKIKVLVCEE; this is encoded by the coding sequence ATGAAAATTATATTATTAAAAGATATTAAAAGTATGGGTAAAAAGGGTGATGTAGTAAACGCTGCAGATGGATATGCGAGGAATTATTTATTCCCAAGGAAATTAGCAGAGGAAGCTACTGATCCTAATATGCATATACTAAATAAGAAGAACGATATAGAAAGAAAAAAGAAAACATCTGAAATTGAGGATGCACAAAACATAGCAAATGCACTTAAAGATAAAGTAGTTAAAATAATTGGTAAAGCAGGGGAAAATGGAAAACTTTTTGGAGCGATTACAAGTAAAGATATAGCTTCAGCATTAAATAAGCAATGTAATTTAGATATCGATAAAAAGAAAGTAGTAACAGATACAATAAAATTATTAGGAACTTATGATGTAGAGATTAAAATATATCCAGAAATATCTACTAAAATTAAAGTTCTTGTTTGTGAGGAATAA
- a CDS encoding DUF951 domain-containing protein: MKVFNLGDIVEMKKVHPCGSKDWEIIRLGADIKIKCLGCARIVMLPRVKFDSGVKKVIKENKLNKEKGITKE, encoded by the coding sequence ATGAAAGTATTTAATTTAGGAGATATTGTTGAAATGAAAAAAGTTCACCCTTGTGGTAGTAAAGACTGGGAAATAATTAGATTGGGTGCAGATATTAAAATAAAATGTTTAGGGTGTGCGAGAATAGTTATGCTTCCAAGAGTTAAGTTTGACTCAGGAGTAAAGAAAGTAATAAAAGAAAATAAATTAAATAAAGAAAAAGGAATTACTAAGGAATAA
- the lonC gene encoding Lon family ATP-dependent protease: MKTLYEDKNAEQLIKDELPLDTQIDVLYEIMRNVIDEGSIKAKTIKFKLQKHIKSEDVYRRLYALNKIISNGKGIDMMPNEKNIQEVLDSTNVWLTDEIAKRYVQNKIEAEVEKNLMEKQDKYIDEVRLGIIKKQKGPENAKTLKKYDDLKALDSRKLTKNIQAMLRPESFSEIVGQERAIKSLISKMASPYPQHIILYGPPGVGKTTAARLALEEAKKLSYTIYDKEAKFVEVDGTTLRWDPREITNPLLGSVHDPIYQGSKRDLAEGGIPEPKPGLVTEAHGGVLFIDEIGELDSILQNKLLKVLEDKRVEFSSSYYDPEDENTPKYIKYLFDKGAPADFVLIGATTKEPSEINPALRSRCTEVYFEPLAATDIENIVVNAASKLEVEIEDGVAQTIGRYTIEGRKAINILADAYGYVLHNSELLDESKVRIDMKDLLEVISISRLFPYEELDKDVKAEVGHIYGLGVSGYIGSTIEIETSVFEAKEKGKGHVRFNDTAGSMAKDSVFNAASVIRKTTNKDINDYDIHVNIVGGGKIDGPSAGAAITVCIISSLLDKPLRQDIAVTGEISLRGIIKPVGGIFEKIYGARRKGIKLVILPSDNEKEVPTGLKDIDTKTASNIEELMKLVFSLT; encoded by the coding sequence TTGAAGACATTATACGAAGATAAAAATGCAGAACAGTTAATAAAAGATGAATTGCCATTAGATACACAAATCGACGTTTTGTATGAAATAATGAGGAATGTAATAGATGAAGGTAGTATTAAGGCTAAAACTATAAAATTTAAACTTCAAAAACATATAAAAAGTGAAGACGTATATAGAAGATTATATGCTTTAAATAAAATTATCAGCAATGGTAAGGGAATAGATATGATGCCTAATGAAAAAAACATACAAGAGGTGCTAGATAGCACCAATGTATGGTTAACTGATGAAATAGCCAAAAGATATGTGCAAAACAAGATTGAAGCAGAGGTTGAAAAAAATCTAATGGAGAAACAAGATAAATATATTGATGAAGTTAGATTAGGGATAATTAAGAAACAAAAGGGTCCCGAAAATGCTAAAACACTTAAAAAATATGATGACCTAAAAGCACTTGATAGCAGAAAACTTACTAAAAATATACAAGCAATGTTAAGACCAGAGAGTTTTAGCGAAATAGTTGGTCAAGAAAGAGCTATAAAATCTTTGATATCCAAGATGGCATCGCCATATCCCCAACATATTATTCTTTATGGACCACCAGGAGTTGGTAAGACGACGGCTGCGAGACTTGCTCTTGAGGAAGCAAAAAAACTAAGTTATACTATTTATGATAAAGAGGCTAAGTTTGTAGAAGTAGATGGCACAACACTTAGGTGGGATCCAAGAGAAATAACGAATCCGCTATTAGGTTCAGTTCATGACCCGATATATCAGGGAAGTAAAAGAGATTTAGCTGAGGGTGGAATACCAGAACCAAAACCAGGGCTTGTAACAGAAGCTCATGGAGGAGTTTTATTTATTGATGAAATAGGTGAACTTGATAGTATTCTTCAAAATAAGTTACTTAAGGTTCTTGAGGATAAGCGAGTTGAGTTTTCATCATCTTATTATGATCCTGAAGATGAAAATACACCTAAATATATAAAATATCTATTTGATAAAGGTGCACCAGCAGATTTTGTTTTAATAGGAGCGACGACCAAAGAACCATCTGAAATAAATCCAGCATTAAGATCAAGATGTACTGAGGTTTATTTTGAGCCTTTAGCTGCGACGGATATAGAGAATATCGTAGTAAATGCTGCTTCTAAATTAGAAGTTGAAATAGAAGATGGGGTTGCACAAACTATTGGTAGATATACTATAGAAGGAAGAAAAGCTATAAATATTTTAGCAGATGCCTATGGATATGTATTGCATAATAGTGAACTATTAGATGAGTCTAAAGTTAGAATTGATATGAAAGACTTGCTAGAAGTTATATCTATAAGTAGATTGTTTCCATATGAGGAGTTAGATAAAGATGTTAAAGCTGAAGTTGGACATATATATGGACTTGGAGTATCAGGCTATATAGGGTCGACTATAGAAATAGAAACATCGGTATTTGAAGCCAAGGAAAAAGGTAAAGGTCATGTAAGGTTTAATGATACTGCTGGAAGTATGGCTAAGGACTCAGTATTTAATGCTGCATCAGTAATAAGAAAAACGACTAATAAAGATATTAATGATTATGATATACATGTAAACATAGTAGGTGGAGGTAAAATTGATGGTCCATCTGCAGGTGCAGCTATTACCGTATGTATAATTAGTTCACTTTTAGATAAACCTTTAAGGCAGGACATTGCAGTAACAGGGGAGATATCTCTAAGAGGAATTATAAAACCAGTAGGCGGTATATTTGAAAAGATTTATGGTGCAAGAAGAAAAGGTATTAAGCTAGTTATACTTCCTAGTGATAATGAAAAAGAAGTACCTACGGGCCTTAAAGATATTGATACTAAAACTGCTTCAAACATCGAAGAATTAATGAAATTAGTATTTTCATTAACGTAA
- the yyaC gene encoding spore protease YyaC: MMDKVVLDSMSRDCTFKLRDIISQYIFPIVKSSRPIVVLCIGTDRSTGDSLGPLVGNKLNFLIRNKIHIYGNLECPVHAKNLCETIDEINYTYTNPYIIAIDACLGSLQNVGKIVVEEKPLSPGAAMNKDLPKVGDLSITGIVNISGAFEFMVLQNTRLYTVMILADAISKGLYHSVLKTIGGIKLNSIYDDSNINNVEG; this comes from the coding sequence ATTATGGATAAAGTTGTTTTAGATTCTATGTCAAGAGATTGTACCTTTAAATTAAGAGATATTATAAGTCAATATATTTTCCCTATAGTTAAGTCATCGCGTCCCATTGTTGTTTTATGTATTGGCACAGACAGATCTACAGGAGATAGTTTAGGACCACTCGTTGGAAATAAACTAAATTTTCTAATTAGGAACAAAATTCATATTTATGGTAATCTTGAATGCCCAGTTCATGCAAAAAATTTATGCGAAACAATTGATGAAATTAACTATACATATACCAATCCTTATATTATTGCGATTGATGCTTGCCTTGGAAGTTTACAAAATGTAGGTAAAATAGTAGTTGAAGAAAAACCCTTAAGCCCCGGTGCCGCTATGAACAAAGACCTACCTAAAGTTGGCGATCTAAGCATAACTGGAATTGTAAATATATCCGGCGCCTTTGAATTTATGGTTCTTCAAAACACAAGGCTATACACAGTAATGATACTTGCTGACGCCATTTCTAAAGGTCTTTATCATTCAGTGCTAAAAACTATTGGTGGTATAAAATTAAATTCAATCTATGATGATTCTAATATAAATAATGTTGAAGGATAA
- a CDS encoding DUF2232 domain-containing protein: protein MENRNYSTKAIVEAALISVIISVIMILTSYLPMISFIGTLILPIPVAILYIRYNKKVTVTAVFLSIILTSILFNPIRAVYAAIPCITIGIVLGYCVKKIKGPSITLIFLTIACSISNVLTIAFSLSFIAKVNFMDFSSKFIGVIKQAMKISIDGAKNTYMQNGITPDQLKVLDRSYEMINKIDVALFLAIIPAAIFINSLISAYLNYIVSRAILNKLKYKMEPVLPFSKICVSNIVGAVLIGMVCIGIILASKNITGGKYIRSSSQLMVQIVFIVNGLAASTYYLRVKKKLSKPIVILILGLTMISPLSSIYFSIGLMEMAFDFRKLDPYRIRRK, encoded by the coding sequence ATGGAAAATAGAAATTATAGTACAAAGGCTATTGTAGAGGCCGCTCTTATATCTGTTATAATTTCGGTAATAATGATTTTAACGAGCTACTTGCCAATGATATCATTTATAGGAACATTAATATTACCAATTCCTGTAGCAATACTTTATATAAGGTATAATAAGAAGGTAACAGTTACTGCTGTATTCCTCAGCATAATTTTAACATCTATATTATTTAATCCAATAAGGGCAGTATATGCAGCTATCCCTTGTATCACTATTGGCATAGTACTTGGTTATTGTGTTAAGAAAATTAAAGGGCCATCTATAACCTTAATATTTTTAACTATAGCATGTTCAATATCAAATGTATTAACAATAGCTTTTTCTTTGTCATTCATAGCAAAAGTCAATTTTATGGATTTTAGTTCTAAATTCATTGGGGTTATTAAACAAGCGATGAAAATCTCAATTGATGGAGCAAAAAATACTTATATGCAAAATGGTATAACACCCGATCAATTAAAAGTTTTAGATAGAAGTTATGAAATGATAAATAAAATTGATGTTGCTTTATTTTTGGCAATAATACCAGCAGCTATTTTTATCAACTCATTAATATCAGCTTATTTGAATTATATAGTGTCTAGAGCGATACTAAACAAGCTAAAATATAAGATGGAGCCAGTATTACCTTTTAGCAAAATTTGCGTTTCTAACATAGTAGGTGCTGTTTTAATAGGGATGGTATGTATAGGCATAATTCTTGCATCAAAGAATATAACCGGTGGGAAGTATATACGAAGTTCTTCTCAGCTTATGGTGCAAATTGTATTTATTGTAAATGGACTTGCAGCAAGTACATATTATTTAAGAGTGAAAAAGAAATTATCTAAACCAATAGTAATATTGATTTTAGGTTTAACAATGATTTCTCCTCTAAGCAGTATTTACTTTTCAATAGGACTCATGGAAATGGCTTTTGATTTTAGAAAGCTTGATCCATATAGAATCAGAAGAAAATAA
- the rpsF gene encoding 30S ribosomal protein S6: protein MRKYETIFILHPSLDEEAVKANVEKFKGVIENNGGEIENVDAWGKRKLAYEIQKVGEGHYTLINFNANPELPKELDRVFRITDSVIRHIIINPEK, encoded by the coding sequence ATGAGAAAATATGAAACTATATTCATATTACATCCTTCATTAGACGAAGAAGCTGTTAAAGCTAACGTTGAAAAGTTTAAAGGTGTAATAGAAAATAATGGTGGAGAAATTGAAAATGTTGATGCGTGGGGCAAAAGAAAACTAGCTTATGAAATACAAAAAGTTGGTGAAGGTCACTATACATTAATCAATTTCAATGCAAATCCAGAATTACCTAAAGAATTAGATAGAGTATTCAGAATTACTGACAGTGTTATAAGACATATCATAATAAATCCAGAAAAATAG
- the rpsR gene encoding 30S ribosomal protein S18 translates to MAMNDHKRSGGGAGGNRKRMKRKVCAFCMDKATAIDYKDINKLRKYVTERGKILPRRISGNCAKHQRMLTVSIKRARNIALLPFTTE, encoded by the coding sequence ATGGCTATGAATGATCATAAAAGAAGCGGCGGCGGTGCCGGTGGTAACAGAAAGAGAATGAAAAGAAAAGTTTGTGCTTTCTGTATGGATAAGGCAACTGCAATCGACTATAAAGACATAAATAAATTAAGAAAATATGTTACAGAAAGAGGAAAGATTCTTCCTAGAAGAATTTCTGGAAACTGTGCAAAACATCAAAGAATGCTTACTGTATCTATAAAAAGAGCAAGAAATATAGCATTACTACCATTTACTACTGAATAG
- a CDS encoding DHH family phosphoesterase: MDNKYNYFNVNNKIYMVTMAILIYIIFYYGHFQVGLVALGLYAMLVVYNIYNSKIKKNEWKIFIENFSSKLDIATTSTLVKLPFPLIIIGYTGNVLWYNQSVTTMLEGEDLLNKNIRDIIKELNLKQVLEGKKNIFPNIKIKNKCYEIYTNIVDTNENKNVKDKIMLLYFYDITEKTNLINGINGDRESIMLVEVDNLDDVIKTTEEDKAPMLVAEIERTINSYSQSVNAMVKKYTSNKYVIIVQDKYIEKEIEKKFDILDSVREISNGNKLAVTLSIGVGRGEDTPLKNYEFATSAKELALGRGGDQVVVKKGDKLSFFGGKTKEVEKRTKVRARVIAHALMELVNESNIIFIMGHKNADPDCLGAAIGLYSVIKSIGKECYIILEGINSGIKSMMDIILDDEQYKNTFITGERFKNVKNSNSLLILVDVHNASHVQNLEIVKEVEKVVIIDHHRKAQDFIQGTVLSYMETYASSTAELVTEMIQYMVDKPSLRHIEAVSLLAGICVDTKNFCFKTGVRTFEAAAFLRRHGADTMDVKKMFSDDLDVFLKRADIIRSAEIKNEIAIAVCPEEIQDTVVAAQAADELLNITGIEASFVIVKIEDEIFISGRSLGKINVQLILETLGGGGHMTMAGTKFTSMKLSEVVDKLKEAIEKYLKEDEK; encoded by the coding sequence ATGGATAACAAATATAATTATTTTAATGTTAATAATAAAATATATATGGTGACCATGGCCATACTCATATATATAATATTTTATTATGGGCATTTTCAAGTGGGACTTGTAGCGCTTGGTTTATACGCAATGCTTGTAGTGTATAATATATACAATTCTAAAATTAAAAAAAATGAATGGAAAATATTTATCGAAAATTTTTCATCTAAACTGGATATAGCAACTACAAGTACTTTAGTAAAACTTCCCTTTCCATTAATAATAATTGGTTATACGGGAAACGTTTTATGGTACAATCAAAGTGTAACAACAATGCTCGAAGGGGAAGATCTTTTAAACAAAAACATTAGAGACATAATAAAGGAACTTAATTTAAAACAAGTTTTAGAGGGTAAAAAGAATATATTTCCAAATATTAAAATAAAAAATAAATGTTATGAAATCTACACAAATATTGTGGATACAAATGAGAATAAAAATGTTAAAGATAAGATTATGCTCTTATATTTTTATGATATAACTGAAAAAACTAATCTTATTAATGGTATTAATGGTGATCGAGAAAGTATAATGCTTGTGGAAGTTGATAACCTTGATGATGTTATAAAAACTACAGAAGAAGATAAAGCGCCAATGCTTGTAGCAGAAATCGAGAGGACAATAAATAGCTATAGTCAGAGTGTTAATGCTATGGTAAAGAAGTATACATCTAATAAGTATGTTATTATAGTTCAAGACAAGTACATTGAAAAAGAAATAGAAAAGAAATTTGACATATTAGATAGTGTTCGTGAGATAAGTAACGGTAATAAACTTGCAGTTACTTTAAGCATAGGCGTTGGTAGGGGCGAAGATACACCACTGAAGAATTATGAATTTGCGACTTCTGCGAAGGAACTTGCATTAGGTCGTGGTGGTGATCAAGTAGTTGTAAAAAAAGGTGATAAATTATCTTTCTTTGGTGGGAAAACAAAAGAAGTTGAGAAGAGGACCAAAGTCCGTGCAAGAGTTATAGCTCATGCATTAATGGAGTTAGTAAATGAGAGCAATATAATTTTTATCATGGGTCATAAAAATGCTGATCCTGATTGTTTAGGTGCGGCTATTGGTTTATATAGCGTTATTAAGAGTATAGGCAAAGAATGTTATATTATTCTTGAAGGAATAAATAGTGGAATAAAAAGTATGATGGATATAATACTTGATGATGAGCAGTATAAAAATACTTTTATAACTGGTGAGAGATTTAAAAATGTTAAAAATTCAAATAGTCTACTTATATTAGTAGATGTTCATAATGCAAGTCACGTACAAAATTTAGAAATAGTAAAAGAAGTTGAGAAAGTAGTTATAATCGATCATCATAGAAAGGCACAAGATTTTATACAAGGTACAGTGCTTAGTTATATGGAAACATACGCATCATCTACCGCCGAATTAGTAACTGAGATGATTCAATATATGGTAGATAAGCCATCGCTTAGGCATATAGAAGCGGTAAGCCTTTTAGCTGGAATATGTGTAGATACAAAGAATTTTTGTTTTAAAACAGGAGTTAGAACCTTTGAAGCAGCAGCCTTTTTAAGGCGTCATGGTGCAGATACTATGGATGTTAAAAAAATGTTTTCCGATGATCTAGATGTTTTTTTAAAGAGAGCTGATATTATAAGATCGGCAGAGATTAAAAATGAAATTGCGATAGCAGTTTGCCCAGAAGAAATACAAGATACAGTAGTTGCGGCTCAGGCCGCCGACGAACTTCTAAATATTACGGGTATTGAAGCCTCATTTGTTATTGTTAAAATAGAAGATGAAATATTCATTAGTGGAAGGTCCCTTGGAAAAATAAATGTACAGTTAATACTAGAAACATTAGGTGGGGGCGGACACATGACTATGGCTGGCACAAAATTTACTTCGATGAAACTTTCCGAAGTAGTAGATAAATTAAAAGAAGCTATAGAAAAATATTTAAAGGAGGATGAAAAATAA
- a CDS encoding aminotransferase class V-fold PLP-dependent enzyme: MKIYLDNAATTFPKPPKVYTSMMNYMMNIGSNPGRGASSTSLAGNRVILNCRYALMDFFHFDKVENVIFTPNVTTSLNTLIKSCVQKGWHIITSSMDHNATLRPLSSLCKQGIIELDIIPCLKNGLINVDDFVNTLKPNTKLVVLSQASNIIGSIQPLEAIGKICKDKDIYFIIDVAQTAGVIPIDFYKLNCNALAFTGHKSLLGPQGTGGFLIDNKLNEICSSYIEGGTGSLSSSIIQPNFLPDKFESGTLNAPGIAGLLEGINYINDRGIDSIRENEEFLCKKLIDGLLNTTSINVYGDPCASTRASTISINSTKIDNSQLGFMLDNEYGITTRTGLHCAPLAHKSIGTYPSGTLRFGIGPFNNSKDIDYTLRSLNSIIRKV, from the coding sequence ATGAAAATATATTTAGATAATGCCGCAACTACATTCCCTAAGCCACCAAAAGTATATACATCAATGATGAATTATATGATGAATATTGGATCAAATCCAGGTAGAGGAGCATCTAGCACTTCTCTCGCTGGAAACAGAGTTATTTTAAATTGCAGATACGCATTAATGGATTTCTTTCATTTTGATAAAGTTGAAAATGTAATCTTCACTCCAAATGTTACTACTTCATTAAACACTCTTATAAAATCTTGTGTACAAAAAGGCTGGCACATAATAACCTCATCAATGGATCACAATGCTACTCTAAGGCCCTTAAGTTCTCTTTGCAAGCAAGGCATAATAGAACTAGATATAATTCCTTGTTTAAAAAATGGTTTAATCAATGTTGATGACTTTGTAAATACACTTAAACCTAATACAAAATTAGTTGTTTTATCTCAAGCATCAAATATTATTGGAAGCATTCAGCCACTCGAGGCTATAGGCAAAATATGCAAAGACAAAGATATATATTTTATTATAGACGTCGCTCAAACTGCCGGTGTAATACCCATTGATTTTTATAAATTAAATTGTAATGCCCTAGCTTTTACAGGACATAAAAGTTTACTTGGGCCTCAAGGCACAGGTGGCTTTTTAATTGATAATAAATTAAATGAAATATGCTCATCGTATATAGAAGGGGGAACAGGTAGTCTGTCGTCAAGCATTATTCAACCAAATTTTTTACCTGATAAATTTGAAAGCGGTACATTAAATGCCCCAGGTATAGCAGGACTTTTAGAAGGTATTAATTATATTAATGACAGAGGAATAGACTCTATTCGCGAAAATGAAGAATTTTTATGTAAAAAACTTATAGATGGGCTTTTAAATACTACTTCCATTAATGTTTATGGTGATCCCTGTGCTTCTACAAGAGCCTCTACAATCTCTATCAATTCAACTAAAATCGACAATTCCCAGCTTGGCTTTATGCTAGATAATGAATATGGAATTACAACAAGAACTGGCCTGCACTGTGCACCACTTGCTCATAAAAGTATTGGAACTTACCCCTCCGGTACTTTAAGATTTGGCATTGGTCCTTTTAATAATAGCAAAGACATTGACTATACGCTTAGATCTCTTAATTCTATTATTAGAAAGGTGTGA